From Candidatus Manganitrophus morganii, the proteins below share one genomic window:
- the gspN gene encoding type II secretion system protein GspN, producing the protein MFDWIKNQKGKWAVGLGYAFFGLLMLLFFLYLTFPFGLLESRLIAAIESESGCTMAVGKRGIFFPLRLSWREIQVDCQAGPVPQWKIQSLDAAVAPLPLLFNRRGEIDYRVGIAEGEIIGHATAVQTREGLSLSFKSEGQKLNLSRLGLSGLLDLQGEGSGVGPDLLKAKGSLTFTINSVQLKQVGQWMVPIGEVSFSSIRGKINLRNGMLVVERFAAQGNEVDLTSDGGNLILREPLEGSLLSLSLKATPKGSLQQMASLFIQGYSGREPLSLGLKGSIGQPQISVNGRPFAL; encoded by the coding sequence ATGTTCGATTGGATCAAAAATCAGAAAGGAAAATGGGCGGTCGGGCTGGGGTATGCCTTCTTCGGCCTTCTGATGCTCCTTTTCTTTCTTTATCTGACCTTTCCCTTCGGTCTGCTGGAGTCGCGCCTGATCGCGGCGATTGAGTCGGAAAGCGGCTGCACGATGGCGGTCGGAAAACGGGGGATCTTTTTCCCGCTGCGCTTGTCCTGGCGGGAGATTCAGGTCGATTGCCAGGCAGGGCCGGTTCCTCAATGGAAGATCCAATCGCTCGATGCGGCGGTCGCCCCGTTGCCCCTTCTCTTCAATCGGCGAGGAGAGATCGATTATCGGGTCGGGATCGCCGAAGGGGAAATCATCGGCCATGCGACCGCGGTCCAAACGCGGGAAGGGCTCTCCCTCTCTTTCAAGAGCGAGGGACAGAAACTCAATCTGAGCCGGCTGGGCCTCTCGGGACTTCTCGATTTGCAGGGGGAGGGGAGCGGGGTCGGTCCCGATCTGTTGAAGGCGAAAGGGAGCCTCACCTTCACGATCAACAGCGTTCAATTGAAGCAGGTGGGGCAGTGGATGGTCCCGATCGGCGAGGTGTCCTTTTCGAGCATTCGTGGTAAGATCAATCTTCGGAACGGCATGTTGGTGGTGGAGCGGTTCGCCGCCCAAGGAAATGAGGTCGACCTGACGAGCGACGGGGGGAATCTGATTCTCCGCGAGCCGTTGGAAGGAAGCCTTCTCTCACTCAGTCTCAAGGCGACCCCGAAGGGGAGCCTTCAACAGATGGCTTCTCTCTTCATACAGGGGTATTCGGGACGCGAGCCTTTGTCCCTGGGGCTGAAGGGATCGATCGGCCAACCGCAGATCTCGGTGAACGGCAGGCCGTTTGCGCTGTAA